The following coding sequences are from one Motacilla alba alba isolate MOTALB_02 chromosome 4, Motacilla_alba_V1.0_pri, whole genome shotgun sequence window:
- the LOC119700643 gene encoding E3 ubiquitin-protein ligase RNF185-like, whose translation MKRNQEITMMHGQHVSLVLRFVRMTMQRRPSSSLLCVICMSCYSQLLQVHKQQRRKATLKRHGQVDGSGNGTGANDVPAADSAPAEQGAVEEGTALSDSVSSSAEQGVVIRCPICMDTYSEIVQSGRLMVATMCGHVFCSECLPVALETVGMCPTCREELTPDLYIPIYL comes from the exons ATGAAGAGGAACCAAGAGATAACAATGA TGCATGGACAGCACGTGTCATTAGTCCTCCGATTTGTGAGGATGACAATGCAGAG AAGGCCCTCTAGTAGTCTCCTCTGCGTGATATGCATGAGTTGCTACTCACAG CTTCTTCAAG ttcataaacagcaaaggagaaagGCCACCCTGAAGAGACATGGACAGGTAGATGGCTCTGGTAATGGAACAGGAGCTAATGATGTACCTGCGGCTGACTCAGCCCCTGCAGAACAGGGAGCAGTAGAGGAGGGAACTGCACTTTCAGA TTCTGTTTCCTCTAGTGCGGAGCAAGGAGTTGTTATTAGGTGTCCGATTTGTATGGATACTTACTCAGAG atTGTGCAAAGTGGACGATTGATGGTGGCAACCATGTGTGGCCATGTCTTCTGCAGCGAGTGCCTCCCTGTTGCCCTCGAGACTGTCGGCATGTGCCCAACATGCAGGGAGGAACTTACTCCAGATCTGTATATTCCCATTTATTTATGA